The proteins below come from a single Halobacillus salinarum genomic window:
- a CDS encoding dihydrofolate reductase, which translates to MISFVFAMDRNQLIGKNNDLPWYLPNDFKFFKETTWGQTIIMGRKTFESFGKPLPNREHVILTRSGNFHDQECKVVRSINEILTMEKENPEKEWFVIGGSVLFKEMMPYADKMYMTFIDEEFDGDTYFPSIDYTKWRLSHETKGKKDERNPYDYYFRIYQRVETE; encoded by the coding sequence ATGATTTCATTCGTATTTGCCATGGATCGAAATCAATTGATCGGTAAAAATAATGACCTTCCCTGGTATCTTCCTAATGATTTTAAGTTTTTCAAGGAAACGACATGGGGGCAGACGATTATTATGGGAAGAAAAACTTTTGAATCGTTTGGCAAACCCCTGCCAAACAGAGAACACGTGATATTGACAAGAAGCGGGAATTTTCATGATCAAGAGTGCAAAGTTGTGCGTTCCATTAATGAAATTCTTACCATGGAAAAAGAAAACCCGGAAAAAGAGTGGTTTGTCATTGGGGGAAGCGTCCTGTTTAAAGAAATGATGCCCTATGCGGATAAAATGTATATGACCTTCATTGATGAAGAATTCGATGGAGATACGTATTTTCCCTCAATTGACTATACAAAGTGGAGGCTCTCACACGAAACCAAAGGTAAAAAGGATGAGCGCAACCCTTATGATTACTATTTCCGGATTTACCAGCGGGTAGAAACAGAATGA
- a CDS encoding YpzI family protein produces the protein MGKDRQIKKLKKSKRVESDRDQNLHYPGSTKLEEPEAARKRNQH, from the coding sequence ATGGGAAAAGACAGACAAATAAAGAAATTGAAAAAATCAAAGCGCGTGGAATCGGATCGTGATCAAAACCTGCATTATCCGGGATCCACTAAACTTGAAGAGCCGGAAGCAGCAAGAAAAAGAAATCAGCATTAA
- a CDS encoding thymidylate synthase translates to MKKNEEAYLDLCRTVLSSGTKKSDRTGTGTLSLFGHQMRFDLKEGFPLLTTKRIPFRLIASELLWFIKGDTNIRFLLEHNNNIWNEWAFQTWIESGEYEGPDMSDFGRKSLKDPEFNQLYQEEMKRFKERILTEDEFSRKYGGLGSVYGKQWRAWETTRGETIDQLNDVIAGIKSNPDSRRHIVTAWNPEDVPGNMALPPCHTMFQFYVADGKLSCQLYQRSADIFLGVPFNIASYALLTHLIANECSLEAGEFVHTLGDAHIYSNHTAQVKEQLTRKPGPLPSLSIRSKDKSIFDITMEDLSIDGYDPHPSIKAPVAV, encoded by the coding sequence ATGAAAAAGAATGAAGAAGCGTATCTTGATTTATGCCGGACAGTACTTTCAAGCGGCACGAAGAAGAGTGATCGGACGGGAACGGGAACGCTTTCGCTCTTTGGTCACCAAATGCGGTTTGATTTAAAAGAAGGCTTTCCTCTTTTAACGACCAAAAGAATCCCTTTTCGTTTGATTGCAAGTGAACTTTTGTGGTTTATCAAAGGGGATACGAATATTCGCTTCCTTTTAGAGCATAACAATAACATTTGGAACGAGTGGGCATTCCAAACGTGGATTGAAAGTGGGGAATATGAAGGTCCCGATATGAGTGATTTTGGAAGAAAAAGCTTAAAGGATCCTGAATTTAACCAACTTTATCAAGAAGAAATGAAGCGATTTAAAGAACGGATACTCACCGAAGATGAATTCAGCAGAAAATATGGCGGACTCGGATCGGTTTATGGAAAACAATGGCGTGCATGGGAAACAACAAGAGGAGAGACGATCGATCAACTGAACGATGTGATCGCTGGCATTAAGTCCAATCCAGATTCCAGAAGACATATTGTAACGGCTTGGAATCCTGAAGATGTACCTGGCAACATGGCTTTGCCGCCATGCCACACGATGTTCCAGTTTTACGTGGCTGACGGAAAACTTTCCTGCCAGCTCTACCAGCGCAGCGCTGACATCTTTTTAGGCGTCCCTTTTAATATCGCAAGCTATGCTTTGCTGACACATCTCATTGCTAATGAATGTTCTTTGGAAGCTGGTGAGTTTGTTCATACTTTAGGTGACGCTCATATTTATTCAAACCATACAGCACAAGTCAAAGAGCAATTGACAAGAAAGCCAGGACCTTTACCGTCTCTCTCCATTCGCTCTAAAGATAAATCCATTTTTGATATCACTATGGAGGATCTATCCATTGATGGTTATGACCCTCATCCAAGCATTAAAGCACCAGTGGCTGTGTAA
- a CDS encoding small acid-soluble spore protein P yields the protein MSKRPKGPKQQKAPHLPKSPSQPYGEPMEGSHKVKNANHSRQNQRTSHDM from the coding sequence TTGAGCAAAAGACCTAAAGGACCAAAACAGCAAAAAGCCCCTCACTTGCCAAAAAGTCCATCACAACCTTACGGAGAACCGATGGAAGGTTCTCATAAAGTGAAAAACGCTAATCATTCAAGACAAAATCAGCGTACTTCACATGATATGTAA
- a CDS encoding HD domain-containing protein translates to MNREAVMKRMRGFVKQRFSEDYTGHDFFHMLRVAEWSKKLADAEGADPLLSETAGLLHDLGDHKLSGDPTQDFLERDHLLAEVGFSKDEIVQVSEAIATVSYSKGEIPSSLLGKVVQDADRLDAIGAIGIARTFAYGGARQQPIYNDSNGNTSLSHFHEKLLKVVTLMNTESGRKEAKHRHQFMVKYVEEFKREWSILSD, encoded by the coding sequence ATGAATAGAGAAGCTGTGATGAAACGAATGCGGGGGTTCGTAAAGCAAAGGTTTTCGGAAGATTATACCGGCCACGATTTTTTTCATATGCTGCGAGTGGCAGAATGGTCCAAGAAGCTTGCTGATGCTGAAGGAGCAGATCCTTTGCTCAGTGAGACAGCAGGGCTTCTTCACGATCTGGGAGATCATAAATTGTCTGGAGATCCTACACAGGATTTTTTGGAAAGAGATCATTTGCTGGCTGAAGTTGGCTTCAGCAAGGATGAAATCGTCCAAGTCAGTGAAGCGATCGCTACTGTCTCTTATTCGAAAGGAGAGATCCCCTCAAGCTTGCTCGGAAAAGTGGTGCAAGATGCGGACCGGCTTGATGCGATCGGGGCGATTGGAATTGCTCGGACGTTTGCCTACGGAGGAGCCAGACAGCAACCCATCTATAATGACTCAAACGGGAACACCTCGCTTTCGCATTTTCACGAAAAGTTATTAAAGGTTGTCACTTTAATGAATACAGAAAGCGGAAGAAAGGAAGCTAAACATCGTCATCAATTCATGGTAAAGTATGTAGAAGAGTTTAAGAGAGAATGGAGCATCCTCAGTGATTAA
- a CDS encoding formate--tetrahydrofolate ligase, whose amino-acid sequence MKTDIEIAAAAELKPINEITEMLALTDEDWEPYGHYKAKLSDGLLEKLSERPDGKIILTTSINPTPAGEGKSTVTVGLGQALNKIGKRAVIALREPSLGPTMGIKGGAAGGGYSQVVPMEDINLHFTGDIHAITTANNALSAFIDNHIHQGNELQIDPRRIVWKRVMDINDRALREVIVGLGGPVKGVPREDGFNITVASEIMAVLCLANDLNDLKKRLSRIVIGYTYSKEPVTVEQLGFEGALTLLLKDAIKPNLVQTLENTPAIIHGGPFANIAHGCNSLMATKIAAKLGEFVVTESGFGADLGAEKFLNIKTRAGGFEPDAVVIVATIRALKMHGGLDKQNLQKEDFSALEKGVANLKKHMETISQFNLPFIIALNKFPADTQKEIDFLLGWCADQGAEISLVDVFSLGGDGGIDLAEKVAAMSSVRKNDLSYTYKLTDTIEEKINKIATKIYGAKGVEYSNKARKQLSEMTALGYDRFPVCMAKTQYSLSDDPTLLGRPENFTIQVRELHPSIGAGFIVVLTGEVMTMPGLPKKPAALNMDVLDNGTIKGLF is encoded by the coding sequence ATGAAGACAGACATTGAAATTGCGGCAGCGGCGGAACTAAAACCAATAAACGAAATCACAGAAATGTTAGCGCTTACAGATGAAGATTGGGAACCTTACGGCCACTACAAGGCAAAATTATCCGACGGACTTTTAGAAAAGCTATCAGAAAGACCAGATGGAAAGATTATTCTGACAACATCCATTAATCCTACTCCGGCTGGTGAGGGTAAATCAACAGTTACTGTTGGCTTGGGACAGGCCTTAAATAAAATAGGAAAACGAGCTGTTATTGCACTTCGAGAGCCTTCACTCGGTCCAACGATGGGAATTAAAGGAGGAGCAGCTGGCGGAGGTTACTCTCAAGTGGTTCCGATGGAGGATATAAACCTCCATTTTACCGGGGATATCCATGCAATTACTACGGCTAATAATGCTCTGTCTGCCTTCATTGACAACCATATTCATCAAGGAAATGAGCTGCAGATTGATCCTCGAAGAATTGTTTGGAAACGTGTGATGGACATTAATGACCGAGCCCTTCGTGAAGTTATTGTTGGGTTAGGCGGCCCTGTAAAGGGTGTGCCTAGAGAAGACGGATTTAACATTACAGTTGCTTCAGAGATTATGGCTGTCCTCTGCTTAGCTAATGATCTTAACGACTTGAAAAAAAGGCTTTCAAGAATCGTTATTGGCTATACTTATAGTAAGGAACCTGTTACTGTGGAACAATTAGGGTTTGAAGGTGCATTAACATTACTTCTAAAAGATGCGATCAAACCGAATCTGGTACAAACGCTTGAAAATACTCCTGCTATCATCCATGGAGGTCCATTTGCAAATATTGCCCATGGCTGCAACTCATTAATGGCTACAAAAATTGCAGCGAAGCTTGGAGAATTCGTCGTTACTGAATCTGGATTTGGAGCGGATTTAGGAGCAGAAAAATTTTTAAATATCAAAACGAGAGCCGGTGGATTTGAGCCGGATGCAGTGGTCATCGTTGCGACGATTCGCGCCTTGAAAATGCATGGAGGACTGGACAAACAGAATTTGCAAAAAGAAGATTTTTCGGCCTTGGAGAAAGGGGTGGCCAATTTAAAGAAACATATGGAGACCATCTCACAATTCAACCTCCCATTTATCATTGCATTAAATAAATTTCCTGCAGACACTCAAAAAGAAATTGATTTTCTACTTGGATGGTGTGCAGACCAAGGAGCAGAAATTTCCCTAGTGGACGTTTTCTCTCTAGGAGGAGATGGGGGAATCGATCTTGCGGAGAAAGTGGCCGCTATGAGCAGTGTGAGAAAAAATGATTTGTCCTATACGTATAAACTTACAGATACGATAGAAGAAAAAATAAATAAAATCGCAACGAAAATCTATGGTGCCAAAGGGGTAGAATACTCGAATAAAGCACGAAAGCAGTTAAGTGAGATGACCGCTTTAGGTTATGACCGGTTTCCAGTTTGTATGGCCAAAACCCAGTATTCTTTATCCGATGACCCTACACTATTAGGCCGGCCGGAAAACTTTACGATCCAAGTACGTGAACTTCATCCAAGCATTGGAGCAGGCTTTATCGTTGTTTTAACCGGAGAGGTAATGACGATGCCTGGCCTACCGAAAAAACCCGCTGCCCTCAATATGGATGTCTTAGATAACGGAACGATAAAAGGCTTATTTTAA
- a CDS encoding DUF72 domain-containing protein, whose amino-acid sequence MKVDIGVTGWGDHALLYPEQTRPEDKLAAYASHFPVVEVDTAFYAIQPVSRYEKWLQQTPETFSFVIKAFQQITGHDRESKTVREAKDLLKRYEESIQPVVEAGNLRALLFQFPPWFDVRKEHIQKLRFIREWLSEYPLALEFRNRSWFTGHYKEQTLQFMKEEQWIHTICDEPQAGESSIPIVPEPTHPEKTLIRFHGRNVHGWNKNGRKDWRKVRFLYRYNEEELQEWANRIKTLAEKTPEVTILFNNNSGGDAADNAKQLQQILNIEYTDLNPRQMDLFQLGGDDE is encoded by the coding sequence ATGAAGGTAGACATTGGAGTTACAGGCTGGGGGGATCATGCGTTGTTGTATCCAGAACAAACTAGGCCTGAAGATAAATTAGCAGCCTATGCTTCCCATTTCCCTGTTGTGGAAGTGGATACAGCTTTTTATGCCATCCAGCCGGTCTCCCGATATGAAAAGTGGCTGCAGCAGACTCCTGAAACCTTTTCTTTTGTTATCAAAGCCTTTCAACAGATTACAGGTCACGATCGGGAGTCAAAAACGGTAAGGGAGGCAAAAGATTTACTAAAGCGCTATGAAGAATCGATTCAGCCGGTTGTTGAAGCTGGAAATTTAAGAGCGCTGTTGTTTCAATTTCCGCCCTGGTTTGATGTGAGAAAAGAACATATTCAAAAGCTCCGTTTCATTCGTGAATGGCTCTCGGAATACCCGTTAGCCCTTGAATTTAGAAATAGATCATGGTTTACCGGCCACTATAAAGAGCAGACACTTCAATTTATGAAGGAAGAGCAATGGATTCATACTATTTGTGATGAACCGCAGGCTGGAGAAAGTTCAATTCCCATTGTTCCGGAACCGACTCATCCCGAAAAGACGCTCATTCGTTTTCACGGTCGAAACGTCCATGGCTGGAATAAGAATGGACGAAAAGACTGGAGAAAAGTCCGGTTTCTTTATCGATATAACGAAGAAGAATTACAAGAATGGGCCAACCGCATCAAGACTCTAGCTGAAAAAACGCCGGAAGTAACCATTCTTTTTAACAATAACTCCGGTGGAGATGCAGCAGATAATGCAAAGCAGCTTCAGCAAATACTGAACATTGAATATACAGATTTAAATCCAAGACAAATGGATTTATTTCAGCTTGGAGGAGACGATGAATAG